One genomic region from Sphingomicrobium aestuariivivum encodes:
- a CDS encoding DUF885 domain-containing protein, giving the protein MRLMLAAALLATTAATPALAGPQEDYEALTTRYWQWQLEQYPTLASSVGVKDYDDRLSDMSLEAMDARVRESEFFLARLKAIPDEGLTAKARVNKMILERNLETGIEGAGYGQRLMNFTNRSGWHQSLAGLANNLSFRTAADYDNYLARLAAYPAQNEQAIAVADEAVAGGYVLPCTVLDGYAGSISGVIGEDVTTSRLYAPFAGERPDTIDPAGWEALKGRAAALIDGEVRAAYDRQLAWFENDYLPNCAQAVGVSAQPGGADYYAYRARLMTTTDLTPDEIHDIGLSEVARIRAEMVEVAKDAGFDTREAFIADLRTNPVYYAKTPEELMQYVARETKKIDALMPTLFTLLPRLPYGIAEIPAEIAEGTTTAYYNPGSPANGIAGLYYVNTSKLDQRPLWEVPALTVHEGVPGHHHQIALAQEIDQPEWRRNLFFTAFVEGWGLYSERLGIEMGLYDTPAKEMGRLSYEMWRATRLVVDTGLHSKGWSKEQAIAYMLDNTALTEANVEAEVNRYISWPGQALAYKIGELKIRELRTLSEETLGDGFDLRRFHDVVLGSGAVPLDVLETNVKAWIAAELEAQAR; this is encoded by the coding sequence ATGCGCCTCATGCTTGCCGCCGCCTTGCTCGCCACCACCGCCGCCACCCCGGCGCTTGCCGGACCGCAGGAGGATTATGAGGCGCTGACGACACGCTACTGGCAGTGGCAGCTCGAACAATATCCCACGCTCGCCTCCTCGGTCGGGGTGAAGGATTATGACGACAGGCTCTCCGACATGAGCCTCGAGGCCATGGATGCGCGGGTGCGCGAGAGCGAATTCTTCCTCGCGCGGCTGAAGGCCATTCCCGACGAGGGGCTGACGGCGAAGGCGCGGGTCAACAAGATGATCCTCGAGCGCAACCTCGAGACGGGCATCGAGGGGGCCGGATATGGCCAGCGGCTGATGAACTTCACCAACCGCTCGGGCTGGCACCAGAGCCTTGCGGGGCTGGCGAACAACCTGTCGTTCCGCACGGCGGCGGATTATGACAATTACCTCGCGCGGCTCGCCGCCTATCCGGCGCAGAACGAACAGGCGATCGCGGTCGCCGACGAGGCGGTAGCAGGGGGCTATGTGCTGCCTTGCACCGTGCTCGATGGCTATGCGGGCTCGATCTCGGGGGTGATCGGCGAGGACGTGACGACGAGCCGTCTCTACGCGCCCTTCGCGGGCGAGCGGCCCGACACTATCGATCCCGCCGGCTGGGAGGCGCTGAAAGGCCGCGCGGCGGCGCTGATCGATGGCGAGGTGCGCGCCGCCTATGACCGCCAGCTCGCCTGGTTCGAGAACGACTATCTGCCCAATTGCGCGCAGGCGGTCGGCGTGTCGGCGCAGCCCGGGGGTGCGGATTATTATGCCTATCGCGCGCGGCTGATGACCACGACCGACCTGACGCCCGACGAGATCCACGATATCGGCCTCAGCGAGGTGGCGCGCATCCGCGCCGAGATGGTGGAAGTGGCCAAGGACGCAGGCTTCGACACGCGCGAGGCCTTCATCGCGGACCTTCGTACCAACCCCGTCTATTATGCGAAAACGCCCGAAGAGCTGATGCAATATGTGGCGCGCGAGACGAAGAAGATCGACGCGCTCATGCCGACGCTCTTCACGCTGCTGCCGCGCCTCCCCTATGGCATCGCCGAGATCCCCGCCGAGATCGCGGAGGGCACGACGACGGCCTATTACAATCCGGGCAGCCCGGCGAACGGCATCGCGGGGCTCTATTACGTCAACACCTCGAAGCTCGACCAGCGGCCCTTGTGGGAAGTGCCCGCGCTGACGGTGCACGAGGGCGTGCCGGGGCATCACCACCAGATCGCGCTGGCGCAGGAGATCGACCAGCCCGAATGGCGCCGCAACCTGTTCTTCACCGCCTTTGTCGAGGGTTGGGGGCTCTATTCGGAGCGGCTCGGCATCGAGATGGGGCTCTATGACACGCCCGCCAAGGAAATGGGGCGGCTGTCCTACGAGATGTGGCGCGCGACGCGGCTGGTCGTCGACACGGGGCTCCATTCGAAGGGATGGAGCAAGGAGCAGGCGATCGCCTACATGCTCGACAATACGGCGCTGACCGAGGCCAATGTCGAGGCGGAGGTCAATCGCTACATCTCATGGCCGGGACAGGCGCTGGCCTACAAGATCGGCGAATTGAAGATCCGCGAATTGCGGACGCTCAGCGAAGAGACGCTGGGCGACGGCTTCGACCTTCGCCGCTTCCATGACGTGGTGCTGGGCTCGGGCGCGGTGCCGCTCGACGTGCTCGAGACCAATGTGAAGGCGTGGATCGCGGCCGAACTGGAAGCGCAGGCTCGCTAG
- a CDS encoding putative DNA modification/repair radical SAM protein: MARLDTQSKLGILADAAKYDASCASSGAKGRDSRSGTGMGSTTGTGICHAYAPDGRCISLLKILLTNSCIFDCHYCINRKSSNVRRARFTPQEVVDLTLNFYKRNYIEGLFLSSGIIKSSNYTMEQLVEVARCLREDHDFRGYIHLKTIPDADPELIEAAGRHADRVSINVELPTRAGLEQLAPEKDEDRIHGAMGEMKTHILDAKDARRRYRHAPRYAAGGQSTQMIVGADGASDGAIVTRARGLYDNFGLRRVYYSAFSPIPDPSAVLPLKRPPLMREHRLYQSDWLMRFYGFSPQEVISATDEQGMLPLDIDPKLAWALKFRESFPVDVNRASKEQLLRVPGLGTKAVGRILASRRHRRLRLEDIARLTVSVKKVRPFITCEGWSPTLLTDRADLKALLLPPAAQLDLFGTPVPKAA, encoded by the coding sequence ATGGCACGGCTCGACACCCAATCAAAGCTCGGCATCCTCGCCGATGCGGCCAAATATGACGCCAGCTGCGCGAGCAGCGGGGCGAAGGGTCGCGACAGCCGCTCGGGCACCGGCATGGGCTCGACCACCGGCACCGGTATCTGCCACGCCTACGCCCCCGACGGCCGCTGCATCAGCCTGCTCAAGATCCTCCTGACCAACAGCTGCATCTTCGACTGCCATTATTGCATCAACCGCAAATCGTCGAACGTCCGCCGCGCGCGCTTCACCCCGCAGGAGGTCGTCGACCTCACATTGAACTTCTACAAGCGCAACTATATCGAGGGGCTGTTCCTCTCCTCGGGCATCATCAAATCGTCCAACTATACGATGGAGCAGCTGGTCGAGGTCGCCCGCTGCTTGCGCGAGGATCACGACTTTCGCGGCTATATCCACCTCAAGACCATCCCCGATGCCGACCCCGAGCTGATCGAGGCTGCGGGCCGACACGCCGACCGCGTCTCGATCAACGTCGAACTTCCCACGCGGGCGGGCCTCGAGCAGCTCGCGCCCGAAAAGGACGAGGACCGCATCCACGGCGCGATGGGCGAGATGAAGACCCATATCCTCGATGCCAAGGACGCGCGCCGCCGCTACCGCCACGCCCCGCGTTACGCTGCGGGCGGCCAGTCGACGCAGATGATCGTCGGGGCCGACGGCGCAAGTGACGGCGCGATCGTCACCCGCGCGCGCGGCCTCTATGACAATTTCGGGCTGCGCCGCGTCTATTACAGCGCCTTCTCGCCCATCCCCGACCCGAGCGCGGTGCTGCCGCTCAAGCGCCCCCCGCTGATGCGCGAGCACCGCCTCTACCAGTCCGACTGGCTGATGCGCTTCTACGGCTTTTCGCCGCAGGAAGTGATCTCGGCGACCGATGAACAGGGTATGCTGCCGCTCGACATCGACCCCAAGCTCGCCTGGGCGCTGAAATTCCGCGAGAGCTTCCCCGTCGACGTCAACCGCGCCTCGAAGGAGCAGCTGCTGCGCGTTCCCGGCCTCGGCACCAAGGCGGTGGGCCGCATCCTCGCCTCGCGCCGCCACCGCCGCCTGCGCCTCGAAGATATCGCCCGCCTGACCGTATCGGTGAAGAAGGTTCGGCCATTCATCACCTGTGAAGGCTGGTCGCCCACCCTCCTCACCGACCGCGCCGACCTCAAGGCACTGCTCCTCCCGCCAGCGGCGCAGCTCGACCTGTTCGGTACCCCTGTCCCAAAGGCTGCCTGA
- a CDS encoding hemerythrin domain-containing protein, which yields MSQQTIFKRLKKDHETHRELLNRIETMTGDSEERRQLFRNFRMEVTAHAAAEEETLYSTMLEDPDLRHDGQHSVAEHHELDELMAELADKDMSEGAWTEKFKKLKHDYLHHIDEEEADMFPAAKEELTTSEAKQLGEKFEERKPEEYDRALAGKDMEDTRE from the coding sequence ATGAGCCAGCAGACCATTTTCAAGCGCCTCAAGAAGGACCACGAGACGCATCGCGAGCTTTTGAACCGCATCGAGACGATGACCGGCGACAGCGAGGAGCGCCGCCAGCTCTTCCGCAACTTCCGCATGGAAGTGACCGCCCATGCCGCAGCCGAGGAGGAAACCCTCTATTCGACCATGCTCGAGGACCCTGACCTGCGCCACGATGGCCAGCATAGTGTCGCCGAGCATCACGAGCTCGACGAGCTGATGGCCGAGCTTGCCGACAAGGACATGTCGGAAGGCGCCTGGACCGAGAAGTTCAAGAAGCTGAAGCACGACTATCTTCATCACATCGATGAAGAGGAAGCCGACATGTTCCCCGCCGCCAAGGAAGAGCTGACCACCTCGGAAGCCAAGCAGCTCGGCGAGAAATTCGAAGAGCGCAAGCCCGAGGAATATGATCGCGCGCTTGCCGGCAAGGACATGGAAGACACGCGCGAGTAG
- a CDS encoding UdgX family uracil-DNA binding protein (This protein belongs to the uracil DNA glycosylase superfamily, members of which act in excision repair of DNA. However, it belongs more specifically to UdgX branch, whose founding member was found to bind uracil in DNA (where it does not belong), without cleaving it, appears to promote DNA repair by a pathway involving RecA, rather than base excision.), whose product MHRVLLARPDDYDGWREAARGLVSAGIPPQAVSFEVAGEEVGLFGDDAPLPEGSRDIRVPKAFPGLAKRVALHSDPERYALLYAMLWKLQSNRDALSDRADPLVVRLDRLAKEVGRDAHKMHAFVRFRELEEEGGTTRMVAWFEPDHHITRAEAGFFIRRFPNMRWSILTPETCIHWDGEQLAETPGATRADAPDGDPVEATWKTYYKSIFNPARVKVKAMTAEMPRKYWKNMPETALIPELLAGAQKRESEMIETSLSRRETVPAVPKTRPTNVEAAWAQLREEAGACTACDLHCNATQTVFGEGPLDPMLMLVGEQPGDAEDLAGKPFVGPAGQLLDEALAEAGVDRSRAYVTNAVKHFKYQLRGKRRIHQSPNAGEITACNWWLKQERELVVPPVTVALGATAGRALFGKPVTIGKLRDSPRQLPDGSTAFLTVHPSYLLRLPDRVRAEEERARFVEDLKRARRFAETS is encoded by the coding sequence ATCCACCGCGTGCTCCTCGCCCGCCCCGACGATTATGACGGGTGGCGCGAGGCGGCACGCGGTCTCGTATCGGCGGGCATCCCCCCGCAGGCGGTAAGCTTCGAGGTGGCGGGGGAGGAGGTCGGGCTGTTCGGCGACGATGCCCCCCTCCCCGAGGGCAGCCGCGACATTCGCGTCCCCAAGGCGTTCCCCGGCCTCGCGAAGCGCGTCGCGCTCCATTCGGACCCCGAACGCTATGCGCTGCTCTACGCCATGTTGTGGAAGCTGCAGTCGAACCGCGACGCGCTGTCCGACCGCGCCGACCCGCTTGTCGTGCGCCTCGACCGGCTCGCCAAGGAAGTCGGCCGCGATGCGCACAAGATGCACGCCTTCGTCCGCTTCCGCGAGCTGGAGGAGGAAGGCGGCACGACACGCATGGTCGCCTGGTTCGAACCCGACCATCATATCACCCGCGCAGAGGCCGGTTTCTTCATCCGGCGCTTTCCCAACATGCGCTGGTCGATCCTCACCCCCGAGACCTGCATCCACTGGGACGGCGAGCAACTCGCCGAGACCCCCGGCGCCACCCGCGCCGACGCCCCCGACGGCGATCCGGTCGAGGCGACGTGGAAGACCTATTACAAGTCGATCTTCAATCCCGCGCGGGTGAAGGTGAAGGCGATGACCGCCGAGATGCCCAGGAAATATTGGAAGAACATGCCCGAGACGGCGCTCATCCCCGAGCTGCTCGCGGGCGCGCAGAAGCGCGAATCCGAGATGATCGAGACGAGCCTGTCGCGGCGGGAAACCGTCCCCGCCGTGCCGAAAACTCGCCCCACCAACGTCGAGGCCGCCTGGGCGCAGCTGCGCGAAGAAGCCGGCGCCTGCACGGCTTGCGATCTCCACTGCAACGCCACGCAGACCGTGTTCGGCGAAGGCCCCCTCGACCCCATGCTCATGCTGGTCGGCGAGCAACCGGGCGATGCCGAGGACCTCGCGGGCAAGCCCTTCGTCGGCCCCGCCGGCCAGCTTCTCGATGAAGCGCTGGCAGAGGCCGGCGTCGACCGCTCACGCGCCTATGTCACCAACGCGGTCAAGCATTTCAAATATCAGCTACGGGGCAAGCGCCGCATCCACCAATCGCCCAATGCCGGCGAAATCACCGCCTGCAACTGGTGGCTGAAACAGGAGCGCGAGCTGGTCGTGCCCCCCGTCACCGTCGCGCTGGGCGCCACCGCAGGCCGCGCGCTGTTCGGCAAGCCGGTGACCATCGGCAAGCTGCGCGATAGCCCGCGACAGCTCCCCGACGGCAGCACGGCCTTCCTCACCGTCCACCCGAGCTACCTGCTGCGCCTGCCCGACCGCGTCCGGGCAGAAGAAGAACGGGCGCGCTTCGTGGAAGACCTGAAGCGCGCCCGTCGATTTGCCGAAACCTCATAG
- a CDS encoding TonB-dependent receptor — protein sequence MSRSSFRFALLATAAIAAPAAAVAGTVPSAEGMVAVEMGGEGPGDPIVVTGKRDGYGADRSASATKTDSDLNDVPQAVSIVTAEQISDQALRSIGDVVSYVPGISIESGEGHRDAIVIRGLSSTADFFTDGLRDDVQHYRGLYNVERVEVLKGPNALVFGRGGGGGIVNRVIKRPFHDQYFAGGISIDSEGAGFVELDLNSPLAANTEGRLNAVYERFDNFRDIEGDRFAVNPTLSVHLSPTTRLDLGYEYAEDNRDVDRGLPPAFEGTIDNPATAIDGFDETFFGLRDGNRTDFHKHVADARLEAQLGSNLTFVSKGLFGSYDKFYRNALPSSAVTEIDGVDSVKITAYEDFIQRESFLWQNDVIATLATGGVTHRLLVGADMSLQWSDAGRLRGFFDGLPAEDKSPNGRETFVPLAQDIVIPEITFRGGSGERSSETEVEAFGIYVQDQVEIGEHLELIAGLRHDWVDIRVADFIGDTDLSRSDSLWSPRLGAVVKPNEDLSFYASWSRSYLPQSGDQFASLSPTTAALEPERFTNYEVGAKWRVIPDFDVTLAAYRLDRTNVRAEDPTSGDTVLTGEIRAEGVELEVHGKVGRLSLAGGMAFQNAEVTSDTGAAPEGRQVADLPDFDASLWGRYDVTDRLGVGLGVSHRSSMFASFSNEVKVEALTLVDAGVFYDLTDDIALQVNVENLFDTDGIVFAHNDNNLYPVEGRTARATLRFGF from the coding sequence ATGTCCCGTTCGTCGTTCCGATTCGCCCTGCTCGCCACCGCCGCTATCGCCGCGCCGGCCGCCGCTGTCGCCGGCACCGTGCCGAGCGCCGAGGGCATGGTCGCCGTCGAGATGGGCGGCGAAGGCCCGGGCGATCCGATCGTCGTGACCGGCAAGCGCGACGGCTATGGCGCCGACCGCAGCGCGAGCGCGACCAAGACCGACAGCGACCTCAACGACGTGCCGCAGGCGGTCAGCATCGTCACCGCCGAACAGATTTCGGACCAGGCGCTGCGCAGCATCGGCGATGTCGTCAGCTACGTGCCCGGCATCTCGATCGAATCGGGCGAGGGCCATCGCGACGCCATCGTCATCCGCGGCCTTTCCTCGACCGCCGACTTCTTCACCGACGGGCTGCGCGACGATGTCCAGCATTATCGCGGCCTCTACAATGTCGAGCGCGTCGAAGTGCTGAAAGGGCCCAATGCGCTGGTTTTCGGCCGCGGTGGCGGTGGCGGCATCGTCAACCGCGTCATCAAGCGCCCCTTCCATGACCAGTATTTCGCGGGCGGCATCTCGATCGACAGTGAAGGTGCCGGCTTCGTCGAACTCGACCTCAACAGTCCGCTGGCCGCCAACACCGAAGGTCGCCTCAACGCGGTCTACGAACGGTTCGACAATTTCCGCGACATCGAAGGCGATCGCTTCGCGGTGAACCCGACTCTCTCGGTGCATCTCTCGCCGACCACGCGCCTCGACCTTGGCTATGAATATGCCGAGGACAATCGCGACGTCGACCGCGGCCTGCCGCCGGCGTTCGAGGGCACGATCGACAATCCGGCGACGGCGATCGACGGGTTCGACGAGACCTTCTTCGGGCTGCGCGACGGCAACCGCACCGATTTCCACAAGCATGTCGCCGATGCGCGTCTCGAGGCGCAGTTGGGTTCGAACCTCACGTTCGTCTCCAAGGGCCTGTTCGGCAGTTACGACAAATTCTACCGCAACGCGCTGCCCTCGAGCGCGGTGACCGAGATCGACGGCGTCGATAGCGTCAAGATCACGGCTTATGAGGACTTCATCCAGCGCGAGAGCTTCCTGTGGCAGAATGACGTGATCGCGACGCTGGCGACCGGCGGGGTCACCCATCGCCTCCTCGTCGGTGCGGACATGAGCCTGCAGTGGAGCGACGCGGGTCGCCTGCGCGGCTTCTTCGACGGACTTCCCGCGGAGGACAAGAGCCCCAACGGACGCGAGACCTTCGTGCCGCTGGCGCAGGATATCGTCATCCCCGAAATCACCTTCCGCGGCGGGTCGGGCGAACGCTCGAGCGAAACCGAGGTCGAGGCCTTCGGCATCTACGTCCAGGACCAGGTCGAGATCGGTGAGCATCTCGAACTGATCGCGGGCCTGCGTCACGATTGGGTCGACATCCGTGTTGCCGACTTCATCGGCGATACCGACCTGTCGCGCTCCGACAGCCTGTGGAGCCCGCGCCTCGGTGCGGTGGTCAAGCCGAATGAGGACTTGAGCTTCTACGCCAGCTGGAGCCGCAGCTACCTGCCGCAGTCTGGCGACCAGTTCGCCTCGCTGTCGCCGACCACCGCGGCATTGGAGCCCGAGCGCTTCACCAATTACGAAGTCGGCGCCAAGTGGCGCGTCATCCCCGACTTCGACGTGACGCTTGCTGCCTACCGCCTCGATCGCACCAATGTACGCGCCGAAGACCCGACCTCGGGTGACACGGTGTTGACCGGCGAGATCCGCGCCGAGGGCGTCGAGCTCGAGGTGCACGGCAAGGTCGGGCGCCTCAGCCTGGCTGGCGGCATGGCCTTCCAGAATGCCGAAGTGACCAGCGACACGGGCGCCGCGCCCGAAGGTCGCCAGGTCGCCGACCTGCCCGATTTCGACGCCTCGCTCTGGGGTCGCTACGACGTCACCGATCGCCTCGGCGTTGGGCTGGGCGTCAGCCACCGCAGCTCGATGTTCGCCAGCTTCTCGAACGAGGTGAAGGTCGAGGCGCTGACGCTGGTCGATGCGGGGGTTTTCTATGACCTCACCGACGACATCGCGCTGCAGGTCAATGTCGAAAACCTGTTCGACACCGACGGCATCGTCTTCGCGCACAACGACAACAACCTCTATCCGGTCGAGGGCCGCACGGCGCGCGCGACACTGCGCTTCGGCTTCTGA
- the smc gene encoding chromosome segregation protein SMC codes for MKFKRLKLSGFKSFVEPTEMRIEKGLTGVVGPNGCGKSNLLEAIRWAMGEGSPKSLRGSGMEDVIFAGTETRPQRDFAEVSLLVERSQQEAGENQAGETEVTRRIERGAGSAYRLNGRDVRAKDVALLFADAATGAHSPALVSQGRIGAVIAAKPQQRRQLLEEAAGISGLHQRRKDAEAKLRAAEANLERLDHLLGEQAARAASLKRQAKAAERYRILSDRIRLAEAQLVLAQWQEADKAAQAAETDAKNAEARAKSLAGERDAAEKARGEAAQALTEAREAAARAREQGQEIGHRLASLRAEQQTLARRIADLDAAAGALAAEQAREAALRQDADSAIKALEEEQKRLEATLSSDEEEAAKLRGRLGDVERAASEAEAALASLVAREAAAKAERTVAEAALEAAQAQCARTENEMRRLAEQEAALDAGDDYRAALEAAEKAAGVAKKRVADAEKAIAEAEAKGAAAGDKRDAAEAARAEAQAALATVEAEHRVLASALEKGETGLIAGIRAAPGYERALAAALGEDLHAEIGGEGARRWAEGSADESGDPELPEGAEPLSDHVEAPPALHRRLSMIGVVEEDRGQALAAGQRLVTRDGIMRRWDGFTVSGEGAAEAERLERVNRAEALAAKLPGLRAAAEEAQAARDAVEKAIGQAREAEREARSRLARAEEARREAARDIDRAKGAIERQDERKAALAERREELKPLAKSAEERLHEAQRALAALPDHVGLSGEVAAAREKASEAGRAVADQRAAVATRQQGIEAARERQGQAAREAASWRARARDAEERLQGNAERAKAQGLEREELAGKPQEVAEKIARLEEEQRGRAAANADVLEAEREAQAALRQAEGTLAAAAESHSNAREIRAAAQARAEAAAERRRDRARASGEAYGCPPILLAEKFGFDDAALPKASALKEEVAGLTAQRERIGPVNLVAEEELKQLEDEQQGSAAEREELGEAISRLRGSIGHLNREGRVRLLAAFEAVDAHFQSLFTTLFGGGKAHLELVESDDPLEAGLEIMAQPPGKKLAALTLLSGGEQALTAVALIFALFLTNPAPICVLDEVDAPLDDANVERFCDLLERMNAETETRYLIVTHNAVTMSRMDRLYGVTMVERGVSRLVSVDLEAAEELIAAE; via the coding sequence GTGAAGTTCAAGCGCCTCAAACTGTCGGGGTTCAAGAGCTTCGTCGAGCCCACCGAAATGCGCATCGAGAAGGGGCTGACCGGCGTGGTCGGCCCCAACGGATGCGGCAAGTCCAACCTCCTAGAGGCGATCCGCTGGGCAATGGGGGAAGGCAGCCCCAAGTCCTTGCGCGGCTCGGGGATGGAAGATGTCATCTTCGCCGGCACCGAGACGCGACCGCAGCGCGATTTCGCCGAAGTCTCGCTGCTCGTCGAGCGCAGCCAGCAAGAGGCGGGCGAGAACCAGGCAGGCGAGACCGAGGTCACGCGCAGGATCGAGCGCGGCGCGGGCAGTGCCTATCGCCTCAACGGGCGCGACGTGCGCGCCAAGGACGTGGCGCTGCTGTTCGCCGATGCGGCGACGGGGGCGCATAGCCCCGCGCTCGTCAGCCAGGGACGGATCGGCGCGGTCATCGCCGCCAAGCCGCAACAGCGGCGGCAATTGCTCGAGGAAGCGGCGGGCATCTCGGGGCTGCACCAGCGGCGCAAGGATGCCGAAGCGAAGCTGCGCGCGGCCGAAGCCAATCTCGAGCGGCTCGATCATTTGCTCGGCGAGCAGGCAGCGCGAGCGGCAAGCCTCAAGCGGCAGGCCAAGGCGGCCGAACGCTATCGCATCCTTTCCGACAGGATCCGGCTCGCCGAGGCGCAGCTGGTGCTGGCGCAGTGGCAGGAAGCCGACAAGGCCGCGCAGGCGGCCGAAACGGATGCGAAGAATGCCGAGGCGCGGGCGAAATCGCTCGCTGGAGAGCGCGACGCGGCCGAGAAGGCACGCGGTGAGGCCGCCCAGGCGCTGACCGAGGCGCGCGAGGCCGCAGCGCGGGCGCGCGAGCAGGGGCAGGAGATCGGGCACCGGCTGGCGAGCCTTCGTGCCGAGCAGCAGACGCTGGCGCGGCGGATCGCCGATCTCGATGCCGCGGCGGGCGCGCTGGCGGCCGAACAGGCGCGCGAGGCGGCGCTGCGGCAGGATGCGGACAGCGCGATAAAGGCGCTGGAGGAGGAGCAGAAAAGACTCGAGGCCACGCTGTCCTCGGACGAGGAAGAGGCGGCCAAGCTGCGCGGGCGGCTGGGCGATGTCGAGCGGGCCGCGAGCGAGGCGGAAGCGGCGCTGGCATCCTTGGTGGCGCGCGAGGCGGCGGCCAAGGCCGAGCGCACGGTGGCCGAGGCGGCGCTCGAGGCGGCGCAGGCGCAATGCGCGCGGACCGAGAACGAGATGCGGCGGCTGGCCGAACAGGAAGCGGCCTTGGATGCGGGCGATGATTATCGTGCCGCATTGGAAGCCGCCGAGAAAGCGGCAGGCGTGGCGAAAAAGCGGGTCGCCGATGCCGAGAAGGCGATCGCGGAGGCCGAGGCCAAAGGCGCGGCGGCGGGCGACAAGCGCGATGCCGCCGAGGCGGCGCGGGCCGAGGCGCAGGCGGCGCTGGCGACGGTCGAGGCCGAGCATCGCGTGCTGGCGAGCGCGCTCGAGAAGGGCGAGACGGGGCTGATCGCGGGGATCCGCGCGGCGCCGGGATACGAGCGCGCGCTGGCGGCGGCGCTGGGCGAGGATTTGCACGCCGAGATCGGCGGCGAGGGTGCACGGCGCTGGGCCGAGGGCAGCGCCGACGAAAGCGGCGATCCCGAGCTGCCGGAGGGCGCGGAGCCGCTGTCGGACCATGTGGAGGCGCCGCCCGCGCTGCACCGTCGCCTGTCGATGATCGGGGTGGTGGAGGAGGATCGCGGGCAGGCATTGGCGGCGGGGCAGCGGCTGGTGACGCGCGACGGGATCATGCGGCGCTGGGACGGTTTCACCGTGTCGGGCGAGGGGGCGGCGGAGGCCGAGCGGCTGGAGCGCGTCAATCGCGCCGAGGCGCTGGCGGCAAAATTGCCGGGGCTGAGGGCTGCAGCCGAAGAGGCACAGGCGGCGCGCGATGCGGTGGAAAAGGCGATCGGGCAGGCGCGCGAGGCCGAACGCGAGGCACGGTCGCGACTGGCGCGCGCCGAGGAAGCGCGGCGCGAGGCGGCGCGCGACATCGACCGCGCGAAGGGCGCGATCGAACGGCAGGACGAACGCAAGGCGGCGCTGGCCGAACGGCGCGAGGAGTTGAAGCCGCTCGCGAAGAGCGCTGAAGAGCGGTTGCACGAGGCGCAGCGCGCGCTTGCCGCGCTGCCCGATCATGTCGGGCTGTCGGGCGAGGTCGCGGCTGCGCGGGAAAAAGCGAGCGAGGCGGGGCGCGCGGTCGCCGACCAGCGCGCGGCAGTGGCGACCCGCCAGCAGGGCATCGAGGCGGCGCGCGAGCGGCAGGGGCAGGCGGCGCGCGAGGCGGCAAGCTGGCGGGCGCGGGCGCGCGATGCCGAGGAGCGGCTGCAAGGCAATGCCGAGCGCGCGAAGGCGCAAGGGCTGGAGCGCGAGGAACTGGCGGGCAAGCCGCAGGAGGTTGCCGAGAAGATCGCGCGGCTCGAGGAGGAGCAGCGCGGGCGCGCGGCGGCCAATGCCGACGTGCTCGAGGCCGAGCGCGAGGCGCAGGCCGCGCTCCGGCAGGCCGAGGGCACGCTGGCGGCGGCGGCCGAATCGCATTCGAACGCGCGCGAGATCAGGGCGGCGGCGCAGGCGCGCGCCGAGGCCGCGGCCGAGCGGCGGCGCGACCGCGCGCGGGCGAGCGGGGAGGCCTATGGCTGCCCGCCCATCCTGCTCGCGGAGAAATTCGGGTTCGACGATGCGGCGCTGCCCAAGGCCTCGGCGCTCAAGGAGGAAGTGGCGGGGCTCACCGCGCAGCGCGAGCGAATCGGGCCGGTGAACCTCGTCGCCGAAGAAGAATTGAAACAGCTCGAGGACGAGCAGCAGGGGAGCGCCGCCGAGCGCGAGGAACTGGGCGAGGCGATCTCGCGGTTGCGCGGCTCGATCGGCCATCTCAATCGCGAGGGGCGGGTGCGCCTGCTCGCCGCCTTCGAGGCGGTGGATGCGCATTTCCAGAGCCTGTTCACCACGCTGTTCGGGGGCGGCAAGGCGCATCTCGAACTGGTCGAATCGGACGATCCGCTCGAAGCGGGGCTCGAGATCATGGCGCAGCCGCCGGGCAAGAAGCTGGCCGCGCTGACGCTCCTGTCGGGGGGCGAGCAGGCGCTGACGGCGGTGGCGCTGATCTTCGCGCTGTTCCTGACCAACCCCGCGCCGATCTGCGTGCTCGACGAGGTGGACGCGCCTCTCGACGATGCCAATGTCGAGCGCTTCTGCGACCTCCTCGAGCGGATGAATGCCGAGACCGAGACGCGCTATCTCATCGTCACGCACAATGCGGTGACGATGAGCCGGATGGACCGGCTCTACGGGGTGACGATGGTCGAGCGGGGGGTGAGCCGGCTGGTGTCGGTCGACCTCGAGGCGGCGGAGGAACTGATCGCGGCGGAATAG